A segment of the Candidatus Kryptonium sp. genome:
GCTCAAAAACTTGTTGTTTTCATGCGAAATTTTCTACTTTTATAAAGGTGAGAATTGAACCAGTGTGGAATTTAAACTTTGATTTTCTATTACAACTTCAGATTCAATTTCAAGTGAGAATTGAACCAGTGTGGAATTTAAACAAGATTTCTGCGTTGATTTGGGGAAAGGAAGCGAGGGTGAGAATTGAACCAGTGTGGAATTTAAACTTTTTAACTACAAAGAATTTCCCCAGCGGGGTTTCGTGAGAATTGAACCAGTGTGGAATTTAAACAATTTTTTACAAGAAATAAATTATTCTCTAATCTTGTGAGAATTGAACCAGTGTGGAATTTAAACGCCTTTTCAATTAATCCTCAAAATCCTTTTCTCTTAGTGAGAATTGAACCAGTGTGGAATTTAAACTATGGTAATTTGAATGAAAAATTGGAAGAAGTGATAGTGAGAATTGAACCAGTGTGGAATTTAAACTTCTTCAAGACATAATAATGCCCCAAAGGCATTTCAGTGAGAATTGAACCAGTGTGGAATTTAAACATTGAAAAATTCTTGAGATTTATGTATGAAATTCAAGTGAGAATTGAACCAGTGTGGAATTTAAACGAGGTTTTTTCGTTTAAAATGGGAAATTTTGTTAAAGTGAGAATTGAACCAGTGTGGAATTTAAACTTTTTCAACACATAGTATTGGCCAATTCGGTTCTCAGTGAGAATTGAACCAGTGTGGAATTTAAACGTTGTTAAGAGAAAAGAAGAAGTTGCGAAAAAGAAAGGTGAGAATTGAACCAGTGTGGAATTTAAACATGTGCTGCTAATTTTTTATCCTTATCGTAAAGTTAGTGAGAATTGAACCAGTGTGGAATTTAAACAATGATAATTCTTGTTCTCTTGTTATCGTCCTTGCTGTGAGAATTGAACCAGTGTGGAATTTAAACATTGTTCGGGTTGTTTGTGTTCATTTTACAACAGAGTGAGAATTGAACCAGTGTGGAATTTAAACTATTTTTTTTGTCTCATCAATTGCCTAATCGCTGGGTGAGAATTGAACCAGTGTGGAATTTAAACAATCCTTATGCAATTCAAGCAAATCAATAACATAAAGGTGAGAATTGAACCAGTGTGGAATTTAAACAGTAAAATTGATAGCTTGGATTACAGGATTGCAGTTGTGAGAATTGAACCAGTGTGGAATTTAAACTTTTATAGAAAAGGCGGTCAATGTGTGTTGGATGATTACATTCCCCATATTAGACAATCCACTTGAAATTCAAAAATAAAATAAAAATTTGATAAAAGGATTGCCTTTATGGAAGAAAAAGAAATAAATGACAGTTAAACAAGTCGCTGAGTATTTACATATGGATGAATACACCGTATATATACTTGTCCGCGCAGGACTTACCCCTTCCCTAAAATAGATGGCCATAAAATGTTAACAACTTCCCTATAGGATAAAAATCTGTAGCCTCCTTTAAATGTTTTATTATTCCTATTTGTTTAATTGAAATTTTTTGACTTCCGACAATATCTCATTATTCTTTTAAGATTGAAAGTGCGTAATTGTTTAACTTTGATCTAATGCTGCTCCTTCTCTCATCGTAATTATTTGTCCCAACCATAAGTCATCATATAACATCTCCTCCAGCTGTTTTTTGAAATGTTGAATATAATTTTTATACCATCAGCTATAAACTCAATGAGAAATGCCTTTTCAGGTAGTTTTTTCATCAATTTTATGTTGAATATTTTTATCCTTCAGAGTCAAGATGTTATTGTCAGTAAGGATTCATAAAAACTATACAAGTTTTCGCTTACGAGAGATGCTTGAGATAATCCATGAAAGACCTCATCAAAATATTAAAATGATTCCATACTAATTAGATTCTTTTCTATTTAGTTTCGTGGCTCTGCGCGCATTTCTTTAGCCTCTTTCTTATACTCTCTATTATGGCACTTCTTCTTTTTTCTAAAAAACCTTCTATGTTATCCTTTAATAAATCGTCCAAAGCATCCGGAGGTATAATGTGAGATTCTAATATAGACTTTAATTTCTCCTCTCCATGTAGCTTAACTAGCGTACCAAAATATTCAGAAGGTTTTTTATTTGATTTTTCAGCATTTGTTGAGATTAAAGTTCTATTCAAAATACGATTATCCTTGTAAATTGACTTTGGGAATATGTGGTCATCTTGTACTTTTTCTTCATCAAATTGTGGGGGCTGTCCAGTTTTAAAATCATAGGCACCTTGCAGTGTAATCAGATTCATAACTCCTCTGTATATTGCGGAAGATTGTTATCAACATCTAAGTCTACTTCATCACAGTTAAATTTCCGGATAAAGTCGGGTTCTTTGTTATTCTCAATCCAGTCCTTAATGGCTTTGAAATCATTCGCTGATTTAGTATCTACCGCTTGGTCGTACCTATTAGAAAACACAGAAGACCAATACCAGCAGTCTATTTTATCATAACTTGACGATATATTTATACTTTTATTCTTTCTACGTTTATTCTTTCCATGTTCATCAGTAAAACCAAGTATAAAAGCAAGCATAGCAGCAAGTGGAACTAACATCGTAGTATAAGGCATCCACTTTTTAAAATCTAAAACACCATAACCATCTTTTGTATTAACGACTCGGTCGTATGCCTTTTCTAATGCCTCACATGCTATTTCCCAATCTTCTTTGAAATTTTTAGGAGCTAACTTAAGGATGATGTTTTTACGTGTTGGCTCTTTCTCTCTTATTAAAGCAATTACCTTTAAAATAAATTCTGGCGGAACAAATTTTAAAAACTCGTAGTTTTCTTTAGCGTCTTCTAATAATTCTCCTAATTTAATCTTATTTCTGTATAGTTTTGCGGCCAAAAGATCAAAAATAGACAGCGGTTCTCCAGTCCTATTTATTCTCTCAAAAGTTTCAACTATTTTTTTTAAATCTGTGTCTTTAGGCAAGAAAACCATGTGAATTTCATAATTTAGAAAATTTTCAGCCAGTTCTTCAATTTTTTTAATTATATGCTTAAATCTTGGATTTTTTTAAGTTCATTTATATTTCTAAGGTAACTAAATGGGATAATATTTTTTTTATTTTTTATTTTTTTCTGGTTTTTTTTGTCGTTTTTGCTTACTGCAATTACTGCACTATCCCACTGCGGGTTTTTTTGTTGAGTACCTTCTTATTCAAATTAAGATAAAATTTATACGAACCTTTTCTGTTTTTTAGAGGTATATCTGGTTCATACAAAGCATAAAATAATGCTGTAGTTCGCTGTTGACCGTCCAGTAATATTTTTACTGTTCGTTGTGGTTGTTTTTTGACATCTGGATTAATTTCTTCTACACCTTCAATGAACCTTGTAGCAAAAGGAAATTCAGATTTATCCCCAGAAAATTCCATCAATAACATGGAACCAATAAAGTAACCACCCAAGACAGAGACAAGTAATTCTTTCACATCTTCTGGTTCCCAAATGAAACTCCTTTGAAAATCTGGCAAAACAATACTTCCATTATACACTTCGTTTATAAGTTCAGATACTTTCATATTTCCTCCTATGGTTTATTTTGGTTTATAACAGATTATTTATGCTTTTCTCCTCTTATTACCCTATTGCGAGTTCCTAACGAACAATTATAACTGCCAGTTTACCACCAAGTTTTAATGCCCAATAGATATTTTTTATAGATCCTTTTAAGTCCCTCATAATACAAGCCAACCCTTGGTGGTAATCCATTATAGTTATCCTTATTTTTCATTCCTAAAAATCTGGCTTTAATATATAAAAAAAATGGAATTAATGTCAAGGGGGCGAATTGCCTTATCAAAAATCTAAACAAAATTGAATCGTTGCCTTACACAATCTATAGAAGTGTGGTCAATATGCGTTGGATAATTGTGAGAATTGAACCAGTGTGGAATTTGAACTTTGTAATACGCATATGACATTTTCAAAAACGAAGTGTACATATTTTTTCTCTATTTACTACGCAAGCTAACTCCTGCGATATTTCATCAATCCTACGCACGAAGCTAAACCACAAAGCGATTGATTTTAGGCAATTTTACCATGTCGGCAGGCGTTCATATAAATATCACATAATTTTACTTTTACGATGCATTGACATACTTTGTAAATTCAAAAATTTTTGCTATCTTTAAATCCAAAACAAAAGAAAGGGAATTTGAACGGAGATGTTTGAAAATTTCAAAACGAAAGTTGAAGAACTTGCCGAAAGGTTTGAAACTTTGAGAGGGTTTCTTTGACATAGAAGGGAAGCGAAAACATTTAGCTGAACTTGAGGAAAAAACCGCAAATCCCGATTTCTGGAACGATCCCACTACAGCTCAAAAAACCATGCAAGAAATAAGTAAAATCAAAGACTGGCTTACCGAGTGGGAAAGCGTTCAAAAGATGATTGAAGACACAAAAGTTCTAATTGACCTCGCAGAGGAATCGCAGGATATCGCATTTACTAATGAATTACAAAAGGAGATAAAAAAACTTGAGAAAAAGATTGACGAACTTGAACTTAAAAATCTATTAAACGGCGAGGACGATCCAAAGAGCGCAATCTTGACAATTCATTCCGGAGCTGGTGGAACCGAAGCGCAGGATTGGGCTGAAATGCTTTTGAGAATGTATCTGCGATGGGCGGAAAGAAATGGATACAACGCAACCGTCGTTGATATACTTGAAGGAGATGGCGCCGGAATAAAGAGCGCTGTGGTTGAAATTGAAGGTCCTTATGCTTATGGATATCTAAAGTCCGAAAGCGGAGTACATCGGCTTGTTAGAATTTCACCTTTTGACGCAAATAAGAGAAGACATACTTCATTTGCATCAGTATTCGTTTACCCTGAGCTTGACGAAGGCGATACGAAAATAGAAATAAATCCAGATGATTTGAAAATTGAGACATTTAGAGCAGGTGGACACGGTGGTCAAAATGTTAACAAAGTTGAAACCGCAGTTAGAATTACACATATACCTACAGGGATAGTTGTACAATGTCAAAGCGAACGCTCGCAATATCAAAATAAGGTCAGGGCATTGCGCCTGCTTCAATCAAGGCTATATCAATTGCAAAAGGAGAAGGAAAGAGAGAAACTTGATGAATTTGAAAAACAGAAAAAGAAAATTGAATGGGGAAGCCAAATTCGTTCATATGTTTTTCATCCGTACAACCTCGTGAAAGATCACAGAACTGGATATGAAACATCAAATGTCCAAGCAGTTATGGATGGCGAAATAGATGAGTTTATAAAAGCGTATCTTTTAAGCTCCGTCAAAGCAAACTCCAACTAAATTTTTCCCTGCAAGCACAAATGCTTTTAAGCATGACTGGCTTTGGAAGATCTGAACTTAAACGAGATGGAATTTCTGTCTCTGTTGAGATAAAGAGTTTAAATTCTCGTTTCCTTGAGGTGATTCCGAAGATCCCGAAGATTCTTCAATCAAGAGAATTTGAAATAAGGGAACTGGTCCGCCAGAGGATTTTAAGAGGAAAGGTCACGATTTCAATTGATGTCGCAATTGAGCCGATGTATCAAATGCCTGTTAAAGTTAATTTTGATGTTTTGACGAATCTTTTAAAAGTGCTTCGTGAGGTGAAGAAGAAAGCCAAGATCAAGGGCGATATAAAACTTGAGCATTTGCTTATGTTTCGTGAAGTATTTGAGACGAATCAAGTTAATGAAATTTCCGATGAGCAATGGGAAGTGGTAAGAACCGCAATTGATGAAGCGATAGACAAACTTATTTCTTCAAGACAAAGAGAAGGGATTGAAATCTTAAAAGATGTTGAAAGCAGGATAAACTTAATTTCCAACAATCTTGAAAAAATCCTGACGCTTTCCGAACAAAGTTTGAAAGCTAAGCAAAGTTTGTTAAAGCAGAAAATTGAGGAGGTTTTTAAAGATGTAGAATTTGATAAAAATCGCCTTGAATCAGAGCTTGTTTGGCTTGCGAATAAACTTGATGTCACGGAGGAATGTGTCAGGTTGAAAAGCCATATAAAGTTCTTTCTTGATACATTGAAAAGTGATGATATTGCGGTTGGTCGTAGATTAAACTTTCTTCTTCAGGAGATGCTCCGCGAAGCAACGACGATAGGAGCAAAAACTGAGGACGCAGAGATAACTTATCTTGTTATCGCCATCAAAGAAGAAATTGAAAAGATCAGAGAACAGTTGCAAAATGTTGAATAAAATTTTAGGTTTGAGATGCCAAGAGGAAGATTGATAGTTGTTTCAGCCCCAAGCGGTGCTGGGAAAACCACGATCGCAAAAAAAATAATGGAAAAGTTCCCCTTCATAAAATTTTCTGTCTCAGCAACCACGAGACCGAAACGAGACGGCGAAGTTGACGGAAAAGATTATTTCTTTTTAACACGAGAGGAGTTTGAGAAAAAGATTCAAAATGGGGAACTGCTTGAATGGGAGGAAATTTATGGAAATTACTACGGGACATTGAAAAGCGTTGTTGAAGAGGCACTGAAAAATGGTAATGTTTTGCTTTTTGATGTTGATGTAAACGGCGCAATTTCAATAAAGAAAAAATTTCCAGACGATGCTATTTTAATTTTTCTAAAGCCACCAAATATAGAAACATTAAAAGAGAGATTAAAACGAAGGAAAACCGAATCTGAAGAACAATTGAAAAAACGACTTGAACGAGTCCCGATGGAACTTGAAAAAGCAATATATTTTGATTATATTTTTGTCAATGATAAACTTGAAGACACGATAAAATCAGTGGAAAGAGCGATTTTCAACGAAATTGAAAAATGGAAAGCGATTCAGAAACACGAGTATTAAAAACAAAATCAATTTAAACTTCAAAAATGGGAATCAAGCCACTTGATCTTAAGAAAATTCAAGAGATTGCTGGAAACACATATGAAGCAATTGTCATAATGGCTAAAAGAGCAAGACAGATAAACGATGAAAGAAAAATTATGTTTAACAAGCGACTTGAAGAGATGAAAGCAATCAAGGTACAACAACAGGCAAGTCCAACTGAGGAAGAAACGCCTAAATTTATAGACGACGAACGAGTTTTGAAGGCACCGCCAGAACAGGTCAGGATCGCTGAAGAATTTGAGCAACTCCCAAAACCAACTGATGTCGCAGTAGAAGAATATCTTGATGGAAAAATTGAATGGAACTATGAGAAAAGAGGTAAATTTTAAAGAATCTTCAAGTTTAGGCATCGCCTTTGTAAAACCGATATTTAAAAATGTGGATGATAATTTTGAGAAGACAAGGTTATGCTCAATATACAGCATGCGCTTATTGAGAGCGAAAAAGAGTTGGATGAAACACTTGAATTAAGGGCACATACGGGGAATTCAAATAGATCTTTCGGTTTTAATTTTATTTTTTGGTTGATTTATAAAGTTCGGGGAGAACTTAATTTCAAGGGCTTCCCGCTTGATCTCTTTATTGAAAAATTTCCTTTGCTTGTTTTGAGCTTGGGAAGTTCGTGCGTTGAAATGAATAAAATTTTTCGTTTTCAGTATTTAACAATATAAAATAAATAGCGAGGATAAATGTCAGGGATAACTTTGCTTGAAAAGATCAGGGAGAAAGCAAAGCAATTAAAGAAGCACATCGTTCTTCCAGACGCACTTGATGAAAGGACCTTAAAAGCAGCACGGATTATCGTTGATGAAAAAATTGCCAATATAACTTTAATAGGTGACGAGGAAAAAATTTATTCGCTTGCTGAAAAGATTGATGTTAATTTATCGGGCATAAGGATCGTAGATCCGTTGAAGTCGGAGAAATTACAAGATTTTTCGCAGATATTTTACAATTTGAGAAAGCACAAAGGAATCAGTTTTGAGCAAGCAAAAGAAACGATGAAAAATCCGCTTTTCTTCGGAGCTATGATGGTGAGGGAAGGATATGCAGATGGAAGCGTTGCTGGTTCAATTTCAACTACCGCGGATGTTTTAAAAGCTGGAATACAAGTTGTGGGATTGATGAACGGAATTTCAATTGTTTCAAGCTTCTTTCTGATAGTTTTTCCAAACAAGGTTTATTCTTTTGCTGATTGTGGAGTTGTCCCAAATCCAACAGCTGAAGAGTTGGCTGATATCGCGATTGCGACTGCGATAAATCACAAAAAGTTAACAGGTGAAGAGCCGATAGTTGCAATGCTTTCTTTTTCAACGAAGGGAAGCGCTAAGCACGAGATGGTTGATAAAGTTGTTCAAGCAACTCAAATTGCAAAGCAAAAGATGCCAGAACTGATAATAGATGGGGAACTTCAACTTGACGCAGCGATTGTTCCAGAGGTTGCGAAGAGAAAAGCGCCAGACAGCCCTGTTAAAGGAAACGCAAATGTGTTGATTTTTCCGAATCTTGATGCTGGAAATATCGGATATAAAATGGCTCAAAGAATGGCTGGAGCAGAAGCACTCGGTCCATTAGTTCAAGGTTTAAAAAAGCCATGTTTTGATCTTTCAAGGGGTTGCAGTGTTGAAGATATTGTAAATGTCGTCGCTATAAATTGTGTTATGAGTTGAACAGCTGTTTTTCCCGGCTTTCGTTGTTTTAGCAAGCTTGTGGTTTTATGAATTGTCGTTTTGTGGTTAGGATTTACGGTTTTCGCTTTATTTGCAAAAAATAATCTTGATTTTTTATATTTTAATTGCGTTGCCGAAGTGGCGGAACTGGAAGACGCGCGGGACTCAAAATCCCGTGGGGCTCCAAACCCCGTGTGGGTTCGACTCCCACCTTCGGCACTTCTTTAATTTTTTTTGAATTATCAAGCCTGTGGCGATTGCTAGAGAAAACCTTGGATCTTACAAAGCAACTTTTAAAAGTGTTTTCAAAAATTGAATCTCAAATTTAGCTTTTCAACCAATTTTAGGAAACAAAAATGGAAACTCTTTATATAATTCCGATCCTTCTTTTCAGCGTCGTTGTTCATGAAGTTATGCATGGATATGTTGCTTTGAAGTGTGGTGATCCAACTGCAAAGTATGCTGGAAGATTGACCTTGAATCCAATCCCACACATTGATTTATTCGGTTCAATCCTTGTTCCATTATTTTCTCTTCTTATTGCTGGCCGTGTTTTCATCGCCTGGGCTAAACCTGTGCCTGTCAATCCGTTGAACTTTAGAAATTACAGAAGGGATTCCATTCTTGTCTCCGCTGTTGGTCCGCTTTCTAATCTCTTTCTTGCTTTATGTTGCGCTTTTGCCGTGATTTTGCTTTTGAATCTTGAAGGTTTCTTCAATTCGTTTAATTCTGAACTTATTAGATTTGCTTATGAGTTTCTTGTTAAAATGTTTTACGGGGGAATTTACCTTAACATAGTTCTTGGTGTTTTTAATTTAATACCAGTGCCTCCGCTTGATGGTTCTCATGTTCTCGCTTCAATTTTACCTGATAGAATCGGCGAAAGCTATAGGCAAATTGGTTTCTTTGGGATCTTTATCGTTATATTTTTGATGCGTGTTCCAGCATTTTCAAATATCTTCTTCACGATAGTTCGGGCTATAGCAACTCCGATTGAATTTTTAATAAATGTCTTCGTTTAACCGACAAGGACTCCTGCGATTGTAGCGGTCATTAAATTTGCAAGTGTTCCACCGAGCACTGCTCTAAGACCAAGTCGTGCAAGGTCAGCTCTTCTATTTGGTGCCATCGGGCTTATACCACCAATTTGAATTGCAATTGAGGAAAAGTTCGCAAATCCACAGAGTGCAAATGTCGTCATTGTGATGGTCTTTTCAAGCATAATTTTGTTTTGTGCTATTAGCTCCGAAAACTTCAAGTAAGCAACAAACTCGTTTATAACTATCTTTGTTCCGAGCAAGCTTCCGAAGTTCAATGCGTCGCTCCAAGGTATTCCAATTGCTACTCCGAGATATTGAAGCACGAGACCGAAGATTAGCTCAAGTTTTAAAGGTGAACCATATTTTTCAATCAAGATGTTATTTAATCCTCCAATCGTTCCGATTTTTTCAAGTCCCCAATTTGTCATTGCAATAAGTGCGATGAACGCAATTAACATTGCTCCAACATTTAAGGCAAGATGAAGGCCGTTGGAAGCACCTTCGGCAGCTGCTTCTATGACATTGCGTGCTGTTTTTTCAACTTTTACTTTCACAGTTCCTTTTGTAACGGGTTCTTCAGTTTCTGGCCACATAATTTTCGCCATTACAAGTGCAGCTGGCGCAGCCATTACACTTGCACCGAGGAGTTGCTCAGCAAATTTTACTTGTGCAGTCATTATATCAAGTCCGTGTGCTTGGGCAAATGAATATCCAAGCATTTGAACATAAGCAGCCATGACGCCACCAGCTATCGTTGCCATTCCACCAACCATGACAGCAAGCAGCTCGGACATAGTCATCATCGCAATGAAAGGACGCACCATAAGAGGTGCTTCAGTTTGACCAACAAATATATTCGCTGTGCAAGATAGACTTTCCGCACCGCTTGTTCCCATAAGGCGAAGCATGATCCATGCCATAGCTTGAACAACTCTTTGCATTATGCCAAGGAAATATAGCACAGACATCAATGAAGAAAAGAATATGATCGTTGGTAAAACTTGGAAAGCGAAGAAAAATCCAAGAGAATTATCTTGTCCTGGGCTTATCGCAAGATTACCGAATACAAATTTTGCACCTTCAATAGTGAAACCAAGTATGATGACGAACGCTTTGCTTATCCATTCAAACAAAACCTTTGGCCAACCGAGAGGTGCCCACAAGTTTGCGAGTTCACGACCTTTGAGTATAAAAATTGCAAAGACGATTTGAATCAAAAGCCCAGAAATTACAAGTCGCCAATTAACTTTTTTCTTATTATTTGAAACGAGGAAGGCGATCCCAACTATAACTGCCATCCCAAGCAGTCCATTCAGAAGGGAAAGTAATTTCATCAGTTGATTTCTCCATTTTTATTTTTATTCTTCTGGAGGTTCAAAGCATCTTCTGCATCTTGCTTCGTATATATCTGAAGCTCCTACGACGATCCTTTCCCCTGTTTTTATCTTTCTTTGGGTTTTACTTGCGGGATTTCCACAAACGACACAAATTGCGTGCATTTTTGTTATATACTCGGCAATTGCTAAAAGTTGTGGCATTGGCTCAAATGGTTTACCGCGATAATCTTGATCAAGCCCTGCAACAATTACTCTTTTACCATCATTGGCAAGTTGTTCACATACATCAACAAGATCCATACCGAAAAATTGAGCTTCGTCAATTCCAATCACTTGGGCATCTTTCGCAAGTTCAAGAATTTGCTTTGCGTTATCAACGACGATTGACGCAATTGATATATCGCTATGCGAGACGATCTTATCAACGCTATATCTTGTATCAATTCTTGGTTTGAAGACAGCAACTTTTAATTTTGCTATTTGAGCTCTTCTTATCCTTCGGATAAGTTCTTCGGTTTTACCGCTGAACATGCTTCCTGCTATTACTTCAATCCATCCGGTTCCGCGTGTTCCTGGTGGAATTTTTTCAAACTCCGTTGTGTCCATATTTTATTTCCTCTTTTTTGTTTTTAGATCTTTTGATCCAAACGGAAACGGGAGCAATTCACGAAGTTTTACGACTTTTTTCTTTCCTTCTGAATTTGTTAATATGACCTCAAGATCCTCCCCGGCTAAATCCATCAAAACTTGTCTACACGCTCCACAGGGGGAAATGTAATTTTTTGAATCGGAAACAATGGCAATTGATTTGAATTTTCTCTTCCCTGCAGAATATGCTTTAAAGATTGCGACCCTTTCGGCGCAGATCGTCAGCGAGTAAGAGCTATTTTCAATGTTGCATCCTGTAAAAACTTCCCCGTCTTCTGTGAGGAGCGCTGAGCCGACATTAAATTTTGAGTATGGGGCGTATGCAAACTTCTTTGCTTCAATAGCGAGCTTGATCAGTTCATCATGTTTCATTAAAAATTTTCGGTTTAATTTTAAAGGCAAGTAAAAATATATTCAAAGTTGAGGATAAAAGCAACGGAATTTTGCGTTGTGCGTCTCGGAATTTTTGAATGGATATTCTCTGCGATGTTTGAAACAAAATTGAGAAGTTGCTATGTTTATATAGTTTTTGGAAAGAAAAACAAAAACAAAAGGGCTGGAAAATGTTTGAGGTTACATCATTATGGAGCAAATTCGTTTTGGCTTTCGTTCCTCTTTTTGTTGCGATTGATGTCCTCGGGATTTTGCCGATATTTATATCGCTTACTGAAGGATTAACAAGTAAACAAAGGAAAAAACTTGCGGTTGAAGCAACTTTAGCAGCACTTATCGTTGCTATTATCTTTGCTCTCGCTGGAAGACCAATTTTTACATTTCTTGGTATAACGATCACTGATTTTAGAATTGGTGGAGGGATAATTCTTCTCGTTCTCGCAGTTACAGATCTTTTGTTTTCAACTGAAGAGAGAAAAAGAAAAGAGACATCAATAGGTGTCGTCCCAATTGGAATGCCACTTATAATTGGACCTGCTGCTTTAACCACGATTCTTCTTCTCGTTGACACTTATGGGATTTTTTTGACTATGTTTTCAATTTTTATTAATTTGATACTGGTTCTGCTTGTTTTTGTAAATTCAGGTTTTGTTATAAAAATTCTTGGAAATGCTGGCTCAAAAGCTTTTGCTAAGATCGCATCTTTGTTTTTGGCTGCGATAGCAGTTATGATGATCAGAGTTGGGCTTGTTGAAGCTTTAAAACAAATGGGTTTTTAAAATAAAAACATCAGTAAAAATTTCAATGCTAAACCGAGATTATATCCTCACCGTCGTTGAAAAAAAGCTTGACACAGGAGATATACAAGGGGCAATGAGATTTATAGAGTCGCTTATCAAAGATAATCCTAATGATCTTGATGCTTTAAATCTTCTCGCAATTGCTTATCGCTTGCAAGGTGATTTTGGCAAAGCGATGCAGATACTTAAAAAATCTCTCAAAATAGATCCGAATTATCCTGAAACGCACTATCACCTTGGGCTTCTTCACTATGAGCGTGGGAATTATTTAAAGGCGATTGAAGAATTTTATAAAGCAATTGAAAATTATTTGCCCCACGAGAAAAGATGGAAATCTGACGCCTACACCGCACTTGGAGAGGCATTTTATAAAATTGGACTTGTTAACGATGCAATTAAATCTTGGAAGAAGGCACTTGAATCTTATCCTAAAAACAGGCGAGCGAAATATTATCTCAATAAAGTTGAGAGCGAAGAAAGTAAAAAATTAAAAAGCTCAATACCCATCTTTGATTTCTTGCGCTTCAGCGATATAAAAATCAGTGAATATTTGAAACAGAAGGGGAAAGATAGATTTGACTCTGAAAAAGAATATAAACGGGTGCTTGGAAAAATAATAAATGCGTGGAACACAAAAGTAGCAAAAATTTCTGATAAACTGGAAAGAATGACGCACAAGGAAAAGTTGAAGTATTTCAAATC
Coding sequences within it:
- a CDS encoding thymidine kinase, yielding MDTTEFEKIPPGTRGTGWIEVIAGSMFSGKTEELIRRIRRAQIAKLKVAVFKPRIDTRYSVDKIVSHSDISIASIVVDNAKQILELAKDAQVIGIDEAQFFGMDLVDVCEQLANDGKRVIVAGLDQDYRGKPFEPMPQLLAIAEYITKMHAICVVCGNPASKTQRKIKTGERIVVGASDIYEARCRRCFEPPEE
- the cdd gene encoding cytidine deaminase; this encodes MKHDELIKLAIEAKKFAYAPYSKFNVGSALLTEDGEVFTGCNIENSSYSLTICAERVAIFKAYSAGKRKFKSIAIVSDSKNYISPCGACRQVLMDLAGEDLEVILTNSEGKKKVVKLRELLPFPFGSKDLKTKKRK
- a CDS encoding MarC family protein — encoded protein: MFEVTSLWSKFVLAFVPLFVAIDVLGILPIFISLTEGLTSKQRKKLAVEATLAALIVAIIFALAGRPIFTFLGITITDFRIGGGIILLVLAVTDLLFSTEERKRKETSIGVVPIGMPLIIGPAALTTILLLVDTYGIFLTMFSIFINLILVLLVFVNSGFVIKILGNAGSKAFAKIASLFLAAIAVMMIRVGLVEALKQMGF
- a CDS encoding tetratricopeptide repeat protein, which encodes MLNRDYILTVVEKKLDTGDIQGAMRFIESLIKDNPNDLDALNLLAIAYRLQGDFGKAMQILKKSLKIDPNYPETHYHLGLLHYERGNYLKAIEEFYKAIENYLPHEKRWKSDAYTALGEAFYKIGLVNDAIKSWKKALESYPKNRRAKYYLNKVESEESKKLKSSIPIFDFLRFSDIKISEYLKQKGKDRFDSEKEYKRVLGKIINAWNTKVAKISDKLERMTHKEKLKYFKSIKINF